A genome region from Populus alba chromosome 5, ASM523922v2, whole genome shotgun sequence includes the following:
- the LOC118029334 gene encoding transcription factor TGA7, which yields MSSTSTQIAALRGMGIYEPFNQISSWAHAFRDDGSLNIGPSTIVQVDPGLDNKSEPVSHESMEPYRSDQEAHKPADKIQRRLAQNREAARKSRLRKKAYVQQLESSRLKLAQLEQELERARHQGAYLGSASNSSHLGFSGTVNPGIAAFEMEYGHWVEEQHKQISELRKALQAHITDIELRILVENGLNHYNNLFRMKADAAKADVFYLISGKWRTSVERFFQWIGGFRPSELLNVLMPQLEPLTDQQLADVCNLRQSSQQAEDALTQGIDKLQQTLSQSIVADIMGVGGYGQNADAIEKLEALEGFVNQADHLRQQTLQHMSRILTMRQAARGLLALGEYFHRLRALSSLWAARPREPT from the exons ATGAGCTCTACGTCAACTCAAATTGCCGCCCTCAGAGGAATGGGCATTTATGAGCCCTTTAACCAGATTAGCTCATGGGCACATGCCTTCAGAGATGATGGTAGCCTAAACATTGGCCCATCCACAATTGTACAGGTGGATCCTGGGCTAGACAACAAG AGTGAACCTGTTTCACATGAATCAATGGAACCGTACAGAAGCGATCAAGAAGCACACAAACCTGCTGACAAG ATACAAAGACGTTTGGCACAAAATCGTGAAGCAGCTCGCAAAAGTCGCTTGCGGAAAAAG GCTTATGTTCAACAATTAGAATCCAGCCGATTGAAGTTGGCCCAGTTGGAGCAGGAACTTGAAAGAGCTAGGCACCAG GGTGCTTACTTAGGCAGTGCATCAAATTCTAGTCATTTAGGATTTTCAGGAACAGTAAATCCAG GAATTGCTGCATTTGAGATGGAATATGGACATTGGGTTGAAGAACAACATAAGCAAATCTCTGAACTTAGGAAAGCATTGCAAGCTCATATAACTGATATTGAGCTCCGAATACTTGTTGAGAATGGCTTGAACCACTATAACAATCTTTTCCGTATGAAAGCAGATGCTGCGAAGGCTGATGTATTCTATCTGATATCTGGCAAATGGAGAACGTCAGTAGAACGCTTCTTTCAGTGGATCGGAGGATTCCGCCCATCAGAACTTCTAAAT GTTCTCATGCCACAACTTGAGCCTTTGACTGATCAACAACTCGCGGATGTCTGTAACCTTCGTCAATCATCTCAGCAAGCTGAAGATGCTCTAACTCAAGGAATTGATAAACTCCAGCAGACTCTGTCCCAAAGCATAGTAGCTGATATAATGGGTGTTGGGGGTTATGGTCAGAATGCTGATGCCATAGAGAAATTAGAAGCTCTCGAGGGATTTGTGAACCAG GCCGATCACCTTCGGCAACAAACTCTGCAGCATATGTCTCGGATATTAACAATGCGCCAAGCAGCTCGTGGTTTACTTGCATTAGGAGAGTACTTTCACCGTCTTCGTGCTCTCAGTTCTCTATGGGCCGCTCGTCCTCGTGAACCCACCTAG